The DNA window CCAGGCCGGTCCCTATCATCAGACTGATCCAGAGGTTTTCCATAACAGGGAGGATCAACGCGCGCCTGGAACGCAAAAACTACAAGGAAAGACCCCACAGGTTGGACCCAACGTAATGAATTCTGAATAAATAGCTGCTTTATTTTTGATGAGTCGCGTCATGAGGGGCGCGTCGATCCCGACGTTGCAGCTGCACATTCACCTGCCAGAGTTTGGCGCCCACGGCCACCAATCCCAGCACAATGCCCAGGAGCGTAAGCCAGGGGAACGTGCCCAGCCGACGATCCAGCAGGTATCCGCCCACCACAAAGAACGCCATGCCCAGCGCCAGCTGGAGCCCCAACCCTATATAAGGAGCCAGCGCCCGAAGCGCTTCCTGCATAGAATCGGCAGCTCCCCGTGTCTTTTTGTGCGCGTTCATGCTCCCGGCGTGGGCTCACCGGTCTTCTCAGAAGGTGTCGCTTTACGCACGCGCGCTGTCCGCTCCTTATCAGCCGAAGCTGGCGCCTTTGTATCAACGACCTGATCGACTTGGCCCATACGGCATTCACCGTCAAAGATAGCGCCTGCTTCCACAACCAGGCGGCCGGTTTGAATGCGTCCTTCCACCCGAGCTGTTTCTTTGAGCAGCAGGGTCTCCTTGATGACCAGATCTCCCTGTACCCGTCCGGCGATATCGGCATTGCCGGCATGCACCTCACCTTCCACCACACCTTCGGCCGCGATGATCACCCGGCCTTGTACGTGCAACGTACCGATCACACGCCCACTGATCCGGACGTCGTGCGGAGTACGCAACGTACCCTCGAAAACAGTGTCTTCTCCCACCAGGTTCAACTGGTGAGGCGCTGTTGGCGCAGATGCTCGCCCCATGTTTACCTCCTTGGTGTTTCCTTTAAACAGAGCCATAATCCTTGCTACTGGATGACGAAATAGTTTAACGGATCCTGTGCCAGTCCATGACGCCAGAGCTCAAAATGCAGGTGCGGCCCGGTAGTAATCTCGCCGGTATTCCCGCTTAATGCAATAGCTTCCCGGTCTCGAACGCGGTCACCCATCTGTTTGAGTAGGCGCTGATTGTGCTTGTAGACGGAAACATATCCATCCGCGTGCTGCACAATGATCACATACCCCCCGGCCTGGGTCCAATCTGCAAAAATCACATAGCCACTGCCGATAGCCCGCACCACCGTACCCTCCTCCACAGCCAGATCAATGCCGTAGTGCCCCCTTCGAGCATCAAACCCACGCGTCAAAAAGCCTTCGACAGGCGGTAGTACGGGAAACTGAAGTTGCAGCAGCGGATCACTCCGAAAAACCGCTGGCTGCACCCGGCGCATCGCCGGTAGCGCAAGTTCCAGCACGGGCAGCGCCGGCTGCTGGTGCTCCTGCCAATTCTCCGAGTTTGTCGCCAGCTCGGGCAACATTACGCCCGTACCGCCAGGTGAGACAGACGCCGGCGCATGGGGCTCGGCTGGTGCCACTTCGCCAAGAATAAGCTGGCGCAAGCGGGCGATATACTGCTGCTGCACGGCCAGCGAATCCTCCAACGCAGCCACCCGCAGACTGCTCAGACGCACCCGCTGCCGCATTTCTTCGGTGGCCACCCCCGGAAATAGCTCACGCAGCGGCGTCAAAAGCGTCAACGCCACCAGCAGCATAGCCAACCCTACCGCGCTTCCACCCAGCAAGGCCAGTATCCGGATGGGCCGCACAGTAAAAGGCGCAGGTGTGCCCGCATAGGTATCTTCCATGACCAGCACAAGCAGCTCTTCATCCCAGTGCGCCAGTAATTTTTTTAGAAAAGCCCACATGATCCGTCATTTTAGGATTTTTTGCAACCTGTCTGCAACAAACTCGCCGCCATTCAGGTTTACGCCAATCACAACCGAAACGATCTCTGTTAACCGTCGCGTTATCGAACGTTACAGAAGGCTCATGGCACACCATAAGTCGGCTATTAAACGCATCCGTCAGAACGCCAAGCGGCGCGCCCGTAATCGGTATTACCGGAGCTGGATGCGCACCATGATTAAGAAAGTACGGGCGGCTCAGTCACGCGAAGAGGCGCTTCCCCTGCTTAACCAGGCCAAAAGTCTGCTCGATCGCCTCGTCGTTAAGGGCATTATACACAAAAACAAAGCCGCAAACTACAAGCGCAAGCTGGAAAAGTATGTGAACCAGCTTGCCTGAGCTGTTTCATCTGGCTTTCAGCAAGAGCCTGCCTGGAAGGGTAGGCTTTTTTTATGCAGGTGCTTTAAAAGTTACAGATCAGTTGCTTTACTCTGCGGAAAATTTTACGTATTCTGCAGCTGATTCCATGCGTGAAGCGTCAGGTAGATTGCTTTTCCGGCGCTTTGACAATACAACCGTCGCGCAGCCAAAAAATCATCGAATGTGGCGTTATCGCTCGGGAAGCCTACGTGAATTCACGCGCGTTTTTTTAAATTTTAGCTGGTAAGTTTCCTACCGTAACCTTTAAAAACAGCCATGCTGCACATGAACCCTCAACGTTACCTGCTACTGACCGCGCTGGCAGCCCTGACCCTTATCGGCTTGACGGGCTGTCGTTCGACGCCGGTCGAAGTGCTGGGTGTCGAAGGACCGGACAGTCTTCAGGTCAATCAGAGTGGCACCTTTACTGCCACCATTAATGAAGATGCAAAACCCCCGGTCGAGTTTAGCTGGGACTTCGGTGACGGAAGCACGGGTGCTGGCAACCCGGTCACGCATGCGTACACCGAGCCGGGCACCTACACGGTGACCGTCACCGCGTCCAACCGGGGTGGTAAGTCCACAAGTACAGGGTCAACCGCGGTGGTCGTCTATCGCCCGCCCGTACCAGCGGAGATCATTGCCATCACGGCAGACCCGATGCAGCCCGACACGCGGACGGCGGTGCGCTTTAGCGCGAACGTGCGAGGGGACCAGCCCATCACTTATCAATGGAACTTCGGCGATGGTAGCACCGGCTCGGGCGCCAGTCCCACACACACCTACAGCCAGGCGGGGACCTATACCGTCACCCTGAACGTGTCGAACAACGCGGGCTCCGACTCGCGTACGCTCACGATCACGGTTAAGCCCTACGAAGCCGAATACTGCGCCGACGTAACGGAAATGAACCCGGTCTTCTTCGACCGGAACTCAAGTGTGCTGAATGACGCCGCTCGCGCGGCCCTGCAGGAAAACCTGCAAATTCTGCAGGACTGCCCGAACCTGTCCGTACGCATCGAGGGCTGGGCCACGCCAGGGGAGCGTAACCCGCAGCAGCTTTCGACCGACCGCGCCCGGGCCGTGGAGCAGTTCTACACCAGCAACGGCATTCCAGCCAGCCGTCTGATGGTCGAGGGCAAGGGTCGCATCACCGGGATAACGAGTAAGAAAGAGGGGTTGGCGCAATATCGCCGTGCCGACACCATTCCGGTACAGCCCGACATGTAAGGGACACGCTTTACCCCGAAAATCTAAAAAGCGGGCTTTCCTTCCCGGGAAGCCCGCTTTTTGGTTGGATCTCCAACGTTTCAGGTCCGTTGTTTTTTTATCCCTGGAAAAACATTCGTTTGCTTTCATGCCCGGTTTCGACGAACAGGCCCAGCAACGTCTGGCCCAGGCGCTGAAAGCCGAAGCGCGGCGACTTGGCTTCGACGCATGCGGCATCTCAAAAGCTGAACCGCTCGATGAAGAGGCCCGGCGCCTGGAAGCCTGGCTGAAAGCGGGCTTCCATGGTACCATGTACTGGATGGAACGCCACTTCGATAAACGCATCGACCCGACCAAACTGGTCGAAGGCGCCCGCTCGGTCATTTCTGTCCTGCACAACTATTATCAGCCTGTGAGCCACAACCCTTCCCCTGAAACCGGCAAGATCAGCCGCTATGCCTGGGGCGACGATTACCATGAAGTGCTTAAAGAAAAACTCTATCAACTTTTCGCCTGGCTCGAAGCCCAGGTGGGCGAAGTACACGGCCGTGCTTTCGTCGATTCGGCGCCGGTTATGGATAAAGCCTGGGCCCGCCGCAGTGGACTGGGCTGGATCGGCAAAAACACCAATCTGATCAACCGTCGTATGGGTTCTTTCTTCTTTATCGGCGAGCTGATCGTGGACGTACCACTTCCGCCCGACGGTCCTATTCCCGACTACTGCGGCTCCTGTACGCGCTGCATCGACGCCTGTCCTACCGGTGCCCTGGTTCAACCTTATGTACTCGATGCCCGACGCTGCATTTCCTATCTGACCATCGAACACCGCGGCGATGACATTCCCCTCGAGCTTCAGACCAGAATGGGCAACTGGATCTTCGGATGTGATATCTGTCAGGATGTTTGCCCCTGGAATAAGTTCAAGTATGCCACAAGCGAGCCCCGTTTCCTGCCACGCCCCGGCCTGCCCGACACTCCGCTGGAACGATGGGAAGAGCTGGACCTTGAAGCGTTCCGTCAGAAATTCCGTAAAAGCGCCGTTAAACGAGCTAAATTTGAAGGATTCAAACGAAACATCCGGATCGCCCTGCAGAATGTGCGTCGGGCTGCGCTTCATGCCTACGAATCGGAATAGGCCTGTCGCTCCCGCGGCACAATCACGGCCAGCCAGCTCAGCCCGATCAGTCCCTGCACCAGCGCAAAGGCCAGCACTGCTTCTCGCAGCGACAACACCTGCCATTCCAGCAGCATGCTGGCCATCAGGATGGAACAGCTCTCCGAAAACAATACCCCCAGCCACTCGGTAGCAAACACGCGTCCTCGGAAGGCATCCTCTGTACGCTGTTGCAGCAGCACGCTGGCCAGCACCCAGTTGGCTCCACTGGCCGCATGCGCCAGCATCACGGCCGGTACCACCGCATAGGTCCAACGTTGGAGCCCCACCACACCGTAACAGAGCCCACTGAGCACAATGCTCCAGCCCAGCACCGCAGGCCAACGACGCGCATCCTGAAAGATGGCACGCGCCAGTACAGGCCCGATTCCTGTGCCCAGTCCACGCGCGGCAAACAGCCAGCCAATTCCGGCAGCCTGGGCCGTCGGCTCAATCGCCTCGCCGATCAGCGCCAGCATATAGACAAGCCCTCCACCGGCCAGTGCCCAGGCGCTTTTGGCCAGGGCGATGCGTCCGACGCCGGGATGAGCAGTAAGATAGCGCCATCCAGCCAGCAGTTCACGCCTGGCCGTTCGTAGCATTCCGCCGGCGGCCGGCGCTGTCTGCTGTGGAATGACCGTACGGTAAATGAAAAAGGCGGAGATCAGATACGTCAGACTGTCGATTACAAAGACCGGAGCTGTCCCCAACCAGGCCGTCACCAGTCCCCCAGAAGCAGCTCCCAGCGCCAGCATTACCGACCAGGTCGCCGACATAAGCGCATTGGCCGTCAATAACTCTTCCGTGCGCACGATGTTGGGAATCGAAGCGCTCTTGGCCGGCTGAAAGACGGCTGTCACCACCACCTGCAACGTGGTCAACACATACACCAGATACACTTCACCGGGCTCATCAATCAGCAAAAAGCCCAGCACGATCACAGCTCGAACCAGATCGGCGCCTATCATGAGCTGCCGCCGATTGAACCGATCCACCAGCAAGCCAGCCAGTGGCGACGCCAGCGCCCAGGGTAGCAATTTTGTCAGAAAAACACCGCCCAGCGCAAAGGGCGAACCGGTTAATTCCGAGACCAGCGTATAAAGCGCAATCGTATTGAACCAGTCCCCCAGCAGTGAGATGAGATTACCCAGCCACAGCCGCCGAAAGTGTGCGTTCTGGCGTATCAGTGCGACATAGCCCGTCGGAGAGCCGGCGGCACGATCGACCAGCCGAGCCGGAGCAGCCTCCATGGGCGATCAGGATTCGCTCGCTTCTGCCTGATCGGCCCCATCGGAACCGACCGACACCGCCGGCTGCTCAGGCCGCAACAACGGAAAGAGAATCACGTCCCGGATGGATGGTTGATTTGTCAGGATCATTGCCAGTCGATCGATTCCAATCCCCAATCCGGCCGTTGGCGGCATGCCATATTCCAGGGCCCGCAAGAAATCTTCGTCAATCTGCATGGCTTCCTCATCACCGGCCACCCGCAATCGCGCCTGCTCCTCAAAACGCGCACGCTGATCATCAGGGTCGTTCAACTCGCTGAACGCATTGCACAGCTCTTTGCCCCCTACGATCACCTCAAAACGCTCGACCAGTCCCGGCTTTTCGCGATGCCGCTTGGCCAGGGGACTCAACTCGACCGGATAGTCGATGATGAAGGTAGGCTGAATCAAATAGGGCTCAACAAACTCGCCGAAAATTTCATCAATAATCTTACCGCTGCCCATGGTCTCATCGATCTCCAGCCCCAGCTTCCGGGCAATGGCTGCCAGCTCGTCCCGTGACTTGCCATACAGATCATAACCTGTGCGTTCCTTGATCGCCTCAAACATCGGAATGCGGGGCCAGGGACGCCGGAAAGAAATGGTGTGCCCCTCCCACTGCACCTCCGGCGATCCGGTCACTTCAATGGCCACGTGCTCGAGCATTTCCTCCACAAAATCCATCATCCAGTAGTAATCTTTATAAGCTACGTACAGCTCGAGCATTGTGAATTCCGGATTGTGGAAGCGGCTGAGCCCTTCATTGCGAAAATCTTTACCAATTTCATAGACCCCTTCATAACCTCCCACAATCAGCCGTTTCAGATACAGCTCGTCAGCAATACGCAGGTAGAGCTGCATGTCGAGCGCGTTATGATACGTAATAAACGGCCGTGCTGAAGCCCCCCCGTAGAGGGGTTGGAGCACAGGTGTTTCAACCTCCAGATAGCCCCGGGCATCCAGAAACCGCCGGATCGTGGTGATCATTCGCGCTCGCTTCCGGAAGACTTCCCGCACCTCTGGATTGATAATCAGGTCAACGTATCGTTGCCGGTAACGGAATTCCTTATCCGTTACCTCGTTGTACACTTTCCCATCCTGCTCCTTAACCACGGGCAACGGGCGCAAGGCCTTGGTTAGCAGCTCCAACCGTCGTGCATGGACGGTGATCTCACCCATGCGCGTACGGAACACATAGCCCTCCACGCCCACAATGTCGCCAATATCCAACAGCTTCTTGAAGACCTGATTGTAGAAGCCTTCAGGCAGGTCTTGCCGCCGGACGTAGACTTGAATGCGGCCGGTCTCGTCCTGCAGGTCAAAAAAGGCGGCCTTTCCCATGATCCGCCGTGTCATGATTCGACCGGCTATCGACACCTCGTAGGGTTCGGGTGCCGGTCCATCCTCGCGCGGTTGATGCCGGGCATCGTCAAAACTGGCAAGGATTTCGGCGGCATGAGCTGTCACCTCCCAGCGATAGGAATAGGGATGGATTCCCATTGCTTCGAGTTGCTGGCGCGCCCGGCGCCGTTCCAGCTCCTGTTCGCTCAGTACGCGCTTCATGATGCAGACAAGCTTACGATCCGACAGCCTGGACTTAATCAGCAACAAAACAAAAGACGCAGCCCGACGAGCTACGTCCCTTACCGCTTACGCCCTGATAGCAGTTGGTACCGTACGCCCACAGGACGGGTTTCAGGAACCCGATGAATAGTTTTCAAGCGGACGAATTGTCATAGGCACGGGTTGCAGTGGTCGATCCAACTGGGTAGGCGGTGCCTGCTGCCCGATGGTTCGGGGTGTAGGTAGCCGTGCAATGGCTGCCATCACCTCAAACCCTTCCACCAGCTCCCCGAAAACCGTATAGTGTCCGTCCAGAAACGGTGCGCCGCCCACTGTCTGATAAAGCCGGCGCACCGAATCCGGAAAGCTGAAACTCGGGTCGGGAATCTGCTCCCGCAGATAGGCCTCAATTTCATTCAGCGTAGCCGCGTCGAAGGTGCGCCCGACGACCAGATAGAACTGGCTACCACTGGAGCGGCGTTCCGGATTCACTTCGTCGCCCTGTCGCGCTGCCGCCAAGGCGCCTCGTTTGTGGAACAGGCCGGGCCGAATCTCGGCCGGAAGGGTATAACCTGGCCCGCCTGTACCGTCGTTCGTCGGATCGGCATCTTTCGAGTTTGGATCTCCTCCCTGAATGACAAAGCCATCAATTACCCGATGAAACGTTGTGCTATCGTAAAAGCCGGAGGCCACCAGCCGCTTGAAATTGTCTCGATGCAGGGGCGTCTCGTCGTAAAGCCGCACGACCATACGTCCCAGCGGGGTGCGAATCTCATAGTAATTGGTGGCGGGCAGCGTCAGCGTATCCGCCAATTGGGCCTGACGATCGGCATGCATCGGTAGGGACGACGGGTCCTGCTGGCAGGCTACCAACAGCAGGGCCAAGGCCGTCCCGGTAAGGTATCGGACATTCATGGGAGCAATGGTTTGAAGTATTCCAGAATGGCGATACGCAACAGTTTCTCTTGGTCCTCTCGTGACAGTTTAGGCCAGGGCGAAAAGGCCGGCTCCCAGGCAATCGGATGATCTGAAACGCGTCGGTACAGACCGATCGCAGCAAAAGCATACCGAGCGCCTTCCATGATCAGTTCCTGCTTCTGCTCTCGCGATAGACCGGGCTCATAGCCACGCCCCCGTTCCTGGATGCCGATGAGAAAAAGCACCTGTTCGATATCGGCTGGCCTGCGGCCGAGCAGGGCTTCCAGATACGCCATCAACTGATTCCAGCGGGCTTCCAGCTCTTGATTCGGCGCGGCCAGCCACTGACCGATGCGTAGCCGGGCGTCATTCGATCCATTCACGGGCTTCATGAAGCAGGTGCTGTTGGTGCCGTCGCAAAAGACGCAACAGCAAGGCACCTACCCGACGGGCCAGGCTACCTGGAGGCTGTGCCCGTACCAGCGTGGGAATACGTTGCAGCGCGTCTTCCACGGCTTCCAGGGCTTCGGTGAGCGCAAACCACCAGGAACGCTCTGGCGGCCCAGCTTCAACAGGGCGTTCGTAGCGCAGCACCTGTTGTCCTCGCTCGTTCAGCGCCCCATGAAGCATTTGCAGGACAGCGCCCAGCGAACTGGTCATCTCCTGAAGCGTCTCTCGCTGAGCCAGCGATAGAGAAGCCTCCAGCGCCTGTTGCTCACGCTGCCACACCTGTACCAGCATGGGCACGAGGGCAGCCACCACCGACTGAAAGGCCAGCGTAGCGGCCTCCTCACCCGTCAGCAATGCCTCGAGCTGTTCCACTTCTGGATGATCGATGGTAGCGCTCGCGGTTGTTGGCGTCTCGGAAGGCTGCCTCCAATTTTTTCGTAGCGCCGCAACATAACGGCGTCGTGTATTCATCGTCAAGCAACGTACGCTCTGTTCCTTATCTGACGGCGCCCAACCTTGCACTGCGGGGGATGTTCCATATCGCCATTATGGCAGTGGCGTGGGAGGCATATCCTGCATCGAATCAAGCGTCTCCTGTAATCGATCCAGCAGCGCAGTAGCCCGCGTGGGATCCAGGCGACCGCTGCGTACCCCTACGCGAACCATTTCAGTAGTCAGGGCCGCATAGAGCGGTAACAGATGCGGCAAGTGTTGCTGCAGGGCACGCAGGTGTTGGGTGATAGGAAACAGATCACCACGTACGGCCGGCCCGGTCAGGGCTTCTTCCGGAAGCAATTGCTGCAGATTATGCAGCGTTCCCTGCACCAGTGGAAGCAGCAGCGCATGCGCTTCGGGGCGTGAAAGACCGATGCTGGCAAGCACTTCGCCAGCTACAGCCATCAGAGCTCCCAGGCCATTTGATGCCAGTACCGCTGCCAGGTGATAGCGGGCTTTTGTTTCGGCTGAAAGCTCGATAGGGCGAGCTCCCAGCGCCTGTGCCACTTCACGCCCCAGCGTCATGGCCTGAGGATCGCCTTCCAGACCGATAGCAACGCCAGCAAAGGACGAAGTCGTCTGCTGTCGGGGGAACGACAGAATCGGATGAAAACTCAACAGAGCAGCGCCCCGCGCTCGCAGGGGGGCCAGCACCTGCGCGGGTAGGGCCCCCGAGGTGTGCGCGACTACCGTATGCGCCCATTCGTGTGGTACCAGGGCCAACCGCTCGGCCAACTCAGACAGCACGTCATCCGGCACACAGCAAAATACCAAACGCACGTGGCCGGGCAGGTCTTCCAAGGCTGCTGAAGCTACCGGCGCAGCCACGCGAGCAGCCAGCGCACTGGCCGACGCCTGACGTCGGCTGAGCACAGCCGCAATCGTATAGCCCGCCGCCCGCAAAGCCTGTCCCAAAGCCTGTCCAACAGCACCAGCGCCGATAATGGCCACAGCCGGTTGAGGGGCCGACATGGTCCACGTGGTTGCCTCTGGGTGTGCTGGGAAAGGTAGGGATGTTGATGCGCCAGCGCAACCATCCACAAAAAAGCCCGCTACCTGATGGAAGCGGGCTTGGTGGGCCCTAGTGGATTCGAACCACTGACCTCTCGCGTGTGAGGCGAGCGCTCTAAACCGCTGAGCTAAGGGCCCATGATTTCAGGGCGCCATATAGTACAACGTTCGACCGGCGCCTGTCAAGGTACTCCATGGCTTCTTTGCACGAAGCGCATGGTCTGAAGCGTGTCGTAATGAATTGGCGCAGGGCCCTTCCGGTTCCAGGCGGCCGACAACATCCATCCCGCTTGATACGATCCCGGCAATGCCCGAGGCTCGACGTTTACGGGCGCAAGCGCTTCGAGCGTAAGTGGTACGGCAGTTTTTGGCTCGGCCTGTACCACAACAGTCTGACGGGGTTGCTCTTCCATGTAGAGCAGCACGCCCGTACACATGCACAGAATCACCAGAAGGGCCACGGCCGAGGCCAACACCGTTGCACTGCGTAGCGGCAGATGCAGGTATTCCAATGAACGTTGCTCACGCATCATCTCGTAGGCCAGCCGCTGCCGCAGTCGAGCCTGAAAGCCATCCGGTGCCCGGAGCTTACAGGCGCTGTGCTGGCAGAGTAACTGCCGCGTCTGGCACAAACACTCTACATGACGTGCCAGCGTCGGATTGACGCGCAGGTATTCCTCAAATACCTGCCGCACGGCCGGGTCCATCGTCCCGTCTACGTATTCGCACAATAGCTCATCCAGATTGCTGAATGGGCAGTCGTACTCCGGCCGCGATGAGTCGGGATCGTGGTAATCCTCACGCATAGGCCACCAGACGCTACAGGTTACACCCCCTACTTTTACGCCAAAGGGCCGGCAGGAAGGTTCCTGCCGGCCCTGCACTTACGACAAGCGGGCCTTTAAGATTCCTTAGACACCGGATAAACGTCCTTGAGTAACGCCTGCAGTTTTGTGCGTCCCCGGTTAATTCGGCTTTTGACCGTGCCCATCGGCAATCCGGTGATTTCCGCGATTTCTTCGTAAGATAACTGCTGCACGTCGCGGAGCACCACCACCTCCCGGAATTCCTCTGGAATCTGCTTCAGTGCTTCCTGGATGTAGCGATCCTGGATCGTGCTTTCGGTGTGCCGATCCGGAGCAAACGTTTCGTCCGGGATCTCTACCTCGTACTCCTCCTCATCCCGGTTCACGGACTGCAGGGAGTAGAGACGGCGCCGCTTCCGCTTCCGGTACTCAGAACGCGCCAGGTTCCCAGCGATCGTATAAAGCCAGGTCGAAAACTTCGCAATCCGACGATAGGAATGCCGGTTGCGATATACGCGCATAAAGGTCTCCTGCAGGAGGTCTTCGACCTCCTTCGGATCGCCCAGAAACCGGTACAGGTAGTTGGCCAGCGGATCCTTGTACCGGCTCACCAGGATGTCGAAGGCCTCCACCGTTCCCGCCTGAAACAGCGCCATGAGGTCCTCATCGCTTAGTCGCTGGAGTTCCTCATAGCGCGCCTTGTTTTCTTCAGACGGCAACCGATGCAGCGCCTCCCTGCGCAACACCACCCGCTGTTTTCGTTGAATGTTCATTGTCTGTCAGTAAGCGTTTTGTTTTCAGAGCCTTGCGGTCAGGCTGCTTGCTGCAGCGGCGTCCGGCAGACCGCCTGCATCTGACGCAATAGCAGATGCAGAATCAACCGAGGATCTCGATTACTTCCCCCTTTCAATTCCACATCGGCCGCCAGCAACGCCGCCAGCACATGCCGGATTGCGTCACGGCCATACCGGCGAGCACTCTGCCGATATTCCTGCAGAAAGTACACGGGCACACCAATACGGCCCGCCAGCGTCTGATTCGACAGACGCTGCCCCTGGCAAAGTGTCAGCTTCCAGAGCTTCATGAAAAAAGTTGTCAGAAACGACACAATCCGGAGTGCTTCACTCCGCGGATTTGACGCATGTTGCAATAATTGTTCCACTATATAGATTGCGTCTGAATAACGTCCTTCTCCCACGGCCCGCTGCAGTTCGAAAATGTTGAAGCTACGCGTCTGACCACTGACGGTAACGATGTCATCCAGCGTTAACGTCTTACGTGTCCCGGCATAGGCAAACAGCTTTCGCAGCTCCTGTACCCCGGCCTGCAGCTCCGTGCCCACATACTCGGCCAGTCGTTGCAGCGCTTCAGGCTCCAGCCGATAGCCTTCGCGTTCTGCATAGCGCGCCAGCCAGCCAGGCACCTGAGCCGGACGTAACGGCCGCAACTCAGCCCATACGGCATGCTGACGCAGTGCCCGATAAGGTTGAGCGTTTAGATTCGGACGCCCAGCGCAGACCAACAGTACAACGGCCCGCGGATTAGGATGCGCTGCATAGGCCGCAAACAATCGATGCTCACGCAGACGATCAAAGTTACGTACGATCACTACCCGCCGTGGTGCCATGACAGGCAGGCTCTGACAGAGGGCCAGCACAGCGCGCGCCTCTGCCTCGTCGCCGTACACTACATCCAGGTTGAAAGCCCGAAGCTCAGGCGGCAGCGCGTGTTCAATAAGCAACTGCTGAAGCGTATCCATCAGAAACGACTCTTCGCCATAGAGAAAGTACAGCGGGGCGAAGTTGCCGTGCTGAAAGGCCACTTCCAGCTGCTCAAACGATTGTCCCTCGGCCGGCCGTCCCATCCCGGTTGATATTGCCTGCCCGTCGTTTTGTCACATCAGCGCGATATGTTTATCCTCTTGAATAAAAAGTAGTAAAACAATACCCCGACGACAAGCGCCTTTCAAAGTTGCATCGTTGTTGCACTCAGGTCATCAGACGCGGCTTGCCGGGAAGATAGGCCGTATGCAGCCGATAAGCCAGCGCCCGCAACAGCTCTGTATCATGCTGAATCATAAAATAGGCGTATCGATAAAGATCCCAGGCTTCCTCGCCACAGGGAACCTTATGCTCCCAGGCTTCAGGGGGCACTGTCTGTAGCAGAGCGACCAGCTCTTGCCGCCGCTGCTGAAGCCGTTTCAGAATATCGGGCAGGGGATACGTATTCCAGTCTTCAACCTGCTGTAACGACCGATCGTCCGGCAGGGTCAGCCTTTCAGCCGTTCCCGCCAGTAACGCGCGTAGCGTGGGTAAAAACACCTGCTCATCGGCCGCCACCAAAATCCCGTAGGTTTCCCGCAACGAGGGCTCTTCCGGCAGCGGCCGTGCCGTCTGGAGCGGTTCCGGCACCAGATCGATAACTTGCTGCAGCGCTTCGATTTCGCGGAGCAGATGGGCCAGCTGTTCGATCAGCGCGGTGCGCAGGGCTGCTTCGTCACGTGGTCTGTGGCGCATCTTATCCTTCAGCCCGCACGCCTCCCCACGACTGCTGTGTCGCGACAGGCTCTTCAGGTCGCAGGTGCGTGCTTCTAAGCTCCTCCAGACCCTCCGCTTCCAACAACCACTTCAAAAACGGCCGGTCCTTCAGGCTATGCAGGTTATTCTCCTTCCGAAACTCCCAGAACTGCCCGTACTGCGGATTCTTGTAGCGCTTCAACCACTCCAGCCGGTCTTTCAGCCGTTCGGC is part of the Rhodothermus sp. genome and encodes:
- a CDS encoding AtpZ/AtpI family protein, with product MNAHKKTRGAADSMQEALRALAPYIGLGLQLALGMAFFVVGGYLLDRRLGTFPWLTLLGIVLGLVAVGAKLWQVNVQLQRRDRRAPHDATHQK
- a CDS encoding polymer-forming cytoskeletal protein, whose product is MGRASAPTAPHQLNLVGEDTVFEGTLRTPHDVRISGRVIGTLHVQGRVIIAAEGVVEGEVHAGNADIAGRVQGDLVIKETLLLKETARVEGRIQTGRLVVEAGAIFDGECRMGQVDQVVDTKAPASADKERTARVRKATPSEKTGEPTPGA
- a CDS encoding M23 family metallopeptidase; translation: MWAFLKKLLAHWDEELLVLVMEDTYAGTPAPFTVRPIRILALLGGSAVGLAMLLVALTLLTPLRELFPGVATEEMRQRVRLSSLRVAALEDSLAVQQQYIARLRQLILGEVAPAEPHAPASVSPGGTGVMLPELATNSENWQEHQQPALPVLELALPAMRRVQPAVFRSDPLLQLQFPVLPPVEGFLTRGFDARRGHYGIDLAVEEGTVVRAIGSGYVIFADWTQAGGYVIIVQHADGYVSVYKHNQRLLKQMGDRVRDREAIALSGNTGEITTGPHLHFELWRHGLAQDPLNYFVIQ
- the rpsT gene encoding 30S ribosomal protein S20, coding for MAHHKSAIKRIRQNAKRRARNRYYRSWMRTMIKKVRAAQSREEALPLLNQAKSLLDRLVVKGIIHKNKAANYKRKLEKYVNQLA
- a CDS encoding PKD domain-containing protein; protein product: MLHMNPQRYLLLTALAALTLIGLTGCRSTPVEVLGVEGPDSLQVNQSGTFTATINEDAKPPVEFSWDFGDGSTGAGNPVTHAYTEPGTYTVTVTASNRGGKSTSTGSTAVVVYRPPVPAEIIAITADPMQPDTRTAVRFSANVRGDQPITYQWNFGDGSTGSGASPTHTYSQAGTYTVTLNVSNNAGSDSRTLTITVKPYEAEYCADVTEMNPVFFDRNSSVLNDAARAALQENLQILQDCPNLSVRIEGWATPGERNPQQLSTDRARAVEQFYTSNGIPASRLMVEGKGRITGITSKKEGLAQYRRADTIPVQPDM
- the queG gene encoding tRNA epoxyqueuosine(34) reductase QueG, whose translation is MPGFDEQAQQRLAQALKAEARRLGFDACGISKAEPLDEEARRLEAWLKAGFHGTMYWMERHFDKRIDPTKLVEGARSVISVLHNYYQPVSHNPSPETGKISRYAWGDDYHEVLKEKLYQLFAWLEAQVGEVHGRAFVDSAPVMDKAWARRSGLGWIGKNTNLINRRMGSFFFIGELIVDVPLPPDGPIPDYCGSCTRCIDACPTGALVQPYVLDARRCISYLTIEHRGDDIPLELQTRMGNWIFGCDICQDVCPWNKFKYATSEPRFLPRPGLPDTPLERWEELDLEAFRQKFRKSAVKRAKFEGFKRNIRIALQNVRRAALHAYESE
- a CDS encoding MFS transporter, whose translation is MEAAPARLVDRAAGSPTGYVALIRQNAHFRRLWLGNLISLLGDWFNTIALYTLVSELTGSPFALGGVFLTKLLPWALASPLAGLLVDRFNRRQLMIGADLVRAVIVLGFLLIDEPGEVYLVYVLTTLQVVVTAVFQPAKSASIPNIVRTEELLTANALMSATWSVMLALGAASGGLVTAWLGTAPVFVIDSLTYLISAFFIYRTVIPQQTAPAAGGMLRTARRELLAGWRYLTAHPGVGRIALAKSAWALAGGGLVYMLALIGEAIEPTAQAAGIGWLFAARGLGTGIGPVLARAIFQDARRWPAVLGWSIVLSGLCYGVVGLQRWTYAVVPAVMLAHAASGANWVLASVLLQQRTEDAFRGRVFATEWLGVLFSESCSILMASMLLEWQVLSLREAVLAFALVQGLIGLSWLAVIVPRERQAYSDS